One region of Armigeres subalbatus isolate Guangzhou_Male chromosome 3, GZ_Asu_2, whole genome shotgun sequence genomic DNA includes:
- the LOC134222580 gene encoding uncharacterized protein K02A2.6-like, which yields MPGPTPGAAALAASSTGDQPFKETILQLLSNQHSLMTRMAEQMASIQGNIQNTSRNELILDSLASNITEFAYDLEKGSSFDAWFSRYADLFEKDASKLDDDAKVRLLLRKLNPAAHERYTSFILPKLSKEFSFEETVAKLKTIFGSPVSTFHRRYQCLQTAKDENEDFISYSCKVNRACVDFKLQELKEDQFKCLIFVCGLRSPKDADIRMRLLSKINETQDITLEKVVEECKSLINLKKDTVLIGSQSSPTAGAAATHAVRANSPNGNRHKKEKFGGKKSDTPKTPCWSCGGMHFSSQCTFKNHRCHECGRTGHKDSYCSCFASKSGSRRKQQNNKKYASKIVTVKNVNRSRRYVETAINGVPVELQLDSGSDITIISKQNWINVGAPQTSPPNCKVQTASGQKLGIAAMFRASYTINGTQKEGSDLMDEFGLWDVPFSSFLHLTLKPDAQPIFKPKRPVSYNMEAIVEDELKRLEDSGIITPVTYADWAAPIVVVRKPDRSVRICADFSTGLNNALESNSYPLPLPEDIFNRMAQCTVFSHIDLSDAYLQVDVDEESKKMLTINTHKGLYRFNRLSPGVKTAPGAFQQIMDAMLSGIPGTCPYLDDILIGGRNAEEHKRNLYFVLQRLQEYGFTRIAIKGGLTMLLYDFRIEYISTDHFGHADILSRLINSHVKPDEDFIIASIEVETVICNIVCQSIEQLPVSYKMIAAETSQDRTLQNVIKFVQNGWPKDAKSLSGTPEAHQFFLRRESLYCARDVLMYIDRIVVPKTLQQKVIQQLHRGHSGIDRMRSLARSYVYWPNIDEQITDLVRACQQCAAVAKSDPKTKLQSWPIPEKPWQRVHADFAGPLNDTYFLIVVDSFSKWPEVIPTKRITTAATIASLRKIFGRFGMPEVLVTDNGAQLTSDAFEGFCEANGIMHLKTAPFHPQSNGQAERFVDTFKRTVKKIQAGGKDLDEALDIFLSCYRSTPCRSAPGGKSPAEILIGRPMRISLELLRPPSNFSKATNSNQDRQFNKKHGAKDKTFEVQDNVYAQVHHGNNWTWCKGEIVWLPCIGRVMYNVWLPEQQRLIRSHSNQLRKRYNDDNVASSQAEPNIPLDLLLGAWGLNQSNGSTAAAAIERPPAEPEGFSEMQREFLQELLSQRINNVEYEFRLDQPTLMKRSCVAHRDSDMHLSATNRINSTKRGENTRENSAQGTAPRACRISETPGPPIHGPSCRRKVEPRVFSITTPVPKSVPLVPAVKVRPSASHPCRPTSNGRNSEKCP from the exons ATGCCTGGACCTACACCCGGAGCAGCAGCTCTTGCAGCGAGTTCGACTGGGGATCAGCCGTTCAAGGAAACTATCCTACAGCTGCTTAGCAATCAACACTCGTTGATGACCCGGATGGCAGAACAAATGGCAAGCATTCAGGGGAACATCCAGAATACCAGTCGGAACGAACTAATTCTGGATTCCCTAGCGAGCAATATCACGGAATTCGCTTACGATTTGGAAAAGGGATCCTCTTTCGACGCCTGGTTCTCCAGATATGCGGACCTCTTcgagaaggatgcttccaaattAGACGACGACGCAAAAGTACGACTGCTGCTTCGTAAACTCAATCCTGCCGCACATGAAAGGTACACTTCATTCATTCTTCCAAAGCTTTCAAAGGAGTTTTCCTTCGAGGAAACGGTTGCCAAATTAAAAACCATTTTTGGTAGTCCGGTTTCAACTTTCCATCGTCGATATCAGTGTCTGCAGACGGCGAAAGACGAAAACGAAGATTTTATCTCCTACTCCTGCAAAGTCAACCGAGCTTGTGTTGACTTCAAGCTGCAGGAGCTCAAAGAAGACCAATTCAAGTGCCTTATTTTCGTGTGTGGTTTACGCTCACCCAAGGATGCTGACATACGAATGCGCCTGCTTTCGAAGATCAACGAAACGCAGGATATCACCCTGGAAAAAGTAGTGGAGGAGTGCAAAAGTTTGATAAACTTGAAGAAAGACACCGTTCTTATCGGTAGTCAATCTTCCCCCACCGCCGGAGCTGCTGCAACACATGCTGTTCGAGCGAATTCTCCTAATGGCAACCGCCATAAGAAAGAAAAGTTTGGTGGCAAGAAATCCGACACGCCTAAAACACCGTGTTGGTCATGCGGCGGCATGCATTTTTCCAGTCAGTGCACTTTCAAGAACCATAGGTGCCATGAATGTGGTCGGACCGGCCATAAGGACAGCTACTGTTCCTGTTTCGCATCCAAATCTGGCTCCAGAAGGAAGCAGCAAAATAATAAGAAGTACGCATCAAAGATTGTGACAGTCAAGAATGTTAATCGCAGCCGGCGATATGTGGAGACGGCTATCAACGGAGTTCCAGTAGAACTGCAGCTGGACTCGGGCTCCGACATAACCATCATTTCGAAACAAAATTGGATCAATGTTGGAGCACCTCAAACATCTCCACCGAACTGCAAAGTTCAAACAGCTTCCGGACAAAAGTTGGGTATCGCAGCCATGTTTCGAGCATCGTATACCATCAACGGAACTCAAAAGGAAG GCTCAGACCTCATGGATGAGTTTGGGCTCTGGGACGTTCCATTCTCATCGTTTT TGCATCTCACACTCAAGCCGGACGCTCAGCCGATATTCAAACCCAAGCGGCCAGTATCGTACAACATGGAGGCCATCGTTGAGGACGAGTTGAAGCGACTGGAAGACTCAGGCATCATCACACCGGTAACCTATGCAGATTGGGCGGCTCCAATTGTTGTGGTCCGCAAACCGGATCGATCCGTTCGCATTTGTGCGGATTTTTCCACCGGATTGAACAACGCCCTTGAATCTAACAGCTACCCATTACCACTTCCGGAGGACATTTTCAATCGAATGGCGCAATGCACAGTATTCAGCCATATCGACCTATCAGATGCATATTTGCAAGTTGACGTCGATGAGGAAAGCAAAAAAATGCTTACAATCAACACCCACAAGGGTCTCTACCGCTTCAACCGTCTGTCTCCCGGTGTTAAGACTGCACCTGGAGCGTTCCAGCAGATTATGGATGCCATGCTGAGCGGTATCCCAGGTACATGCCCATATCTCGACGATATTTTGATCGGCGGTCGGAATGCCGAAGAACACAAGCGGAATTTGTACTTTGTCCTACAGCGTTTGCAAGAATATGGCTTCACG CGAATCGCCATCAAAGGTGGGCTCACAATGCTTCTATATGACTTCCGTATAGAGTACATATCAACAGATCACTTCGGCCACGCTGACATCCTCTCTCGTCTAATAAATTCACACGTTAAGCCAGACGAGGACTTCATTATTGCGTCCATTGAAGTCGAAACAGTCATCTGTAACATTGTTTGTCAATCAATCGAACAACTCCCGGTATCATATAAAATGATTGCCGCTGAGACCAGTCAGGATCGGACGCTGCAAAATGTTATTAAGTTTGTGCAAAACGGATGGCCAAAAGACGCAAAATCTCTCTCCGGAACTCCGGAGGCTCATCAGTTCTTTCTGCGTCGAGAATCGCTCTACTGTGCTCGAGATGTACTAATGTACATTGACCGAATTGTGGTACCGAAAACATTGCAGCAGAAGGTCATCCAGCAACTCCATAGAGGACATTCTGGAATTGATCGTATGCGGTCATTAGCACGCAGTTATGTTTATTGGCCCAACATCGATGAGCAAATCACCGATCTTGTACGCGCTTGCCAGCAATGTGCCGCGGTTGCGAAATCCGATCCCAAAACTAAGCTCCAATCGTGGCCAATTCCCGAAAAACCATGGCAGAGAGTACACGCGGATTTTGCGGGCCCTCTAAACGACACGTACTTCCTGATTGTTGTTGATTCTTTCTCTAAATGGCCGGAAGTGATTCCAACCAAACGTATTACCACCGCCGCAACGATTGCTAGCCTTCGGAAAATTTTCGGTAGATTTGGAATGCCGGAAGTTTTAGTGACCGATAACGGAGCGCAACTAACAAGTGACGCTTTTGAAGGATTCTGTGAGGCAAATGGGATCATGCACCTCAAAACAGCACCGTTTCATCCTCAAAGCAATGGACAGGCGGAGCGCTTTGTTGACACGTTTAAGAGAACCGTTAAGAAAATCCAAGCGGGAGGGAAAGACTTAGATGAAGCACTCGACATTTTCCTCTCCTGCTACCGATCAACACCCTGTAGGAGTGCACCTGGTGGAAAATCACCTGCTGAAATTCTGATCGGTCGTCCGATGCGTATATCTTTGGAGCTTCTTCGACCACCGAGCAACTTTTCCAAAGCAACAAACAGCAACCAAGATCGCCAGTTCAACAAGAAACATGGTGCAAAAGACAAGACCTTCGAAGTGCAAGACAATGTGTATGCCCAAGTACACCATGGCAACAACTGGACCTGGTGCAAAGGTGAAATCGTATGGCTTCCATGTATAGGCAGAGTTATGTACAACGTATGGCTTCCAGAGCAGCAACGTCTTATCCGCTCACACAGTAACCAACTGCGGAAACGTTACAATGACGACAACGTAGCATCAAGTCAAGCTGAACCAAATATTCCGTTGGACCTCTTGTTAGGAGCTTGGGGTCTAAACCAATCGAATGGTTCCACTGCCGCAGCTGCAATAGAACGTCCACCAGCTGAACCAGAAGGTTTCTCGGAAATGCAACGGGAATTTCTGCAGGAGCTTTTGAGCCAACGAATCAACAACGTCGAGTACGAGTTCCGACTAGACCAGCCGACCCTAATGAAGCGCTCCTGCGTCGCTCATCGAGACAGCGATATGCACCTATCCGCTACGAACCGTATCAACTCTACTAAAAGGGGAG AAAACACTCGCGAAAACAGTGCACAAGGTACCGCTCCCCGGGCCTGCAGAATCAGTGAAACGCCAGGCCCACCGATACACGGGCCGAGTTGCCGCCGGAAAGTTGAACCACGTGTCTTCAGCATCACCACGCCGGTACCCAAGTCGGTGCCATTAGTTCCCGCCGTCAAAGTCCGTCCCAGTGCATCACATCCATGTCGACCAACGAGCAACGGCCGCAACAGTGAAAAGTGTCCCTAA